A portion of the Iodobacter fluviatilis genome contains these proteins:
- a CDS encoding phage tail protein — protein sequence MALSLGKIATKAAKVSKGIGQGLISQIPPLPAYRFSVFISAGLVPLATDIRFQSVGNLDIERDVKWESNQPFLVKDETIKKLSLKRGLVFSGDGKPSMLSASNMAQMHYWNERLLRCDLMVCSIDSLGLPKAAWQIENAILRKIDWGTLDASRNDVIIEEMSFDYCYIRPFTL from the coding sequence ATGGCTTTAAGCCTGGGCAAAATCGCAACAAAAGCCGCAAAAGTCAGCAAAGGGATCGGCCAGGGCCTCATCAGCCAGATCCCACCTTTGCCCGCCTATCGTTTCTCTGTCTTTATCAGCGCAGGCCTTGTGCCATTAGCCACCGATATCCGTTTTCAATCCGTCGGCAATTTAGATATTGAGCGGGATGTGAAATGGGAAAGCAATCAGCCCTTCTTAGTCAAAGACGAAACAATCAAAAAATTATCGCTAAAACGGGGTTTAGTCTTTAGCGGTGACGGCAAGCCTTCAATGCTCTCTGCCAGCAATATGGCGCAAATGCATTACTGGAATGAAAGACTTTTACGTTGCGATTTAATGGTCTGCTCAATCGATAGCTTGGGGCTACCCAAAGCAGCGTGGCAAATTGAAAACGCGATATTACGCAAAATAGACTGGGGCACGCTAGATGCATCCCGTAATGACGTGATTATCGAAGAAATGTCCTTCGATTACTGCTATATCCGGCCCTTTACGCTATGA
- a CDS encoding phage tail sheath family protein produces the protein MSTYKTPDVYIKEVPFFASSVAQVETAVPAFIGLVEKAYDNDGKETTPSASNVCVRRITSLLEYIQYFGQAKNITATVTKDAISANLSFVATTGHLYAMYYAINNYFANGGGAAYIIAVGTYADTDVKTKKEQIDKGLAAIEKIDEVTLLLCPDAAQFEDKTIYYDSFAVPALRQAEKLQDRFVLIDVIHDKEVATSAVNLREKVPAHSSLKYGAAYYPKLKTTLAYPYADKEIKLEGFAYGTAPDKVVTLDALKLVNDAEYAQVKAFLTQKTVSLPPSAAIAGVYAQTDAARGVWKAPANVALAQVIGPEVLITNDDQASLNVDPVAGKSINAIRAFTGKGTLVWGARTLMGNDNEWRYINVRRLFNTVEESIKKATYFAVFEPNTPMTWLKVKSMIESYLRGMWLDGALFGESTEQAFYVNIGLNQTMTEDDINNGLMKVKIGLAAVRPAEFIELSFSHKTIS, from the coding sequence ATGAGCACATACAAAACCCCAGACGTTTATATCAAGGAAGTCCCTTTTTTTGCTTCCTCCGTAGCACAGGTTGAAACCGCTGTACCCGCTTTTATCGGCCTAGTTGAAAAAGCCTACGATAACGACGGCAAAGAAACAACGCCCAGCGCAAGCAATGTCTGCGTTCGCCGTATTACCTCTTTACTGGAATATATTCAGTATTTTGGCCAAGCCAAAAACATTACGGCTACGGTTACAAAAGACGCAATTAGCGCTAACTTGTCGTTTGTTGCCACAACAGGCCATCTCTATGCAATGTATTACGCCATTAACAACTACTTTGCTAATGGCGGTGGTGCTGCATATATTATTGCCGTTGGAACTTACGCTGACACAGACGTAAAAACCAAAAAAGAGCAAATTGATAAGGGCTTGGCCGCGATCGAAAAAATCGATGAAGTCACGCTATTACTGTGCCCCGATGCGGCTCAATTTGAAGACAAAACAATTTACTACGACAGTTTCGCCGTTCCTGCGCTCAGGCAAGCGGAAAAACTACAAGATCGTTTTGTATTAATTGATGTGATTCATGACAAAGAAGTGGCCACGTCAGCAGTAAACTTGCGCGAAAAGGTGCCTGCGCACTCCAGCCTCAAGTATGGCGCCGCCTATTACCCAAAACTAAAAACAACTTTGGCATACCCTTACGCAGACAAAGAAATCAAACTCGAGGGTTTTGCCTATGGCACTGCACCTGACAAGGTAGTAACCCTCGACGCCTTAAAATTAGTCAATGATGCCGAATACGCCCAAGTCAAAGCCTTCCTAACCCAGAAAACAGTCTCCCTGCCACCTTCGGCAGCCATCGCAGGCGTTTATGCCCAAACCGACGCCGCACGCGGTGTATGGAAAGCACCCGCTAATGTAGCACTGGCACAGGTGATCGGGCCTGAAGTACTGATCACTAATGATGATCAAGCTTCGCTCAATGTGGATCCGGTAGCCGGCAAATCAATTAATGCGATTCGCGCCTTTACCGGCAAGGGCACTTTAGTCTGGGGTGCCCGCACGCTGATGGGTAATGATAACGAATGGCGTTATATCAACGTTCGCCGTCTATTCAATACAGTGGAAGAGTCCATCAAAAAAGCCACTTACTTTGCCGTATTCGAGCCCAACACCCCAATGACCTGGCTCAAAGTCAAATCCATGATCGAATCGTATTTGCGTGGAATGTGGCTAGATGGTGCTTTATTCGGTGAAAGTACCGAACAAGCCTTTTACGTGAACATTGGCCTGAATCAGACCATGACCGAAGACGATATCAATAACGGCTTGATGAAAGTAAAAATCGGTCTGGCCGCAGTTCGCCCTGCCGAATTTATTGAGTTGTCTTTCTCTCACAAAACTATTTCCTGA
- a CDS encoding phage tail protein yields MAVKPEEIANNYPIPVYRFVVSVGGESFSFSEVSGLDIAYETITYKDGMGKLHMPGQQSDINITLKRGLVKAKSEFYTWINSISLNKVEKRDIVVSLTDATGTTPVVSWNVTNAFPKKLTAPSFNGGSNEVALEQLELMADNISITFH; encoded by the coding sequence ATGGCCGTAAAACCTGAAGAAATCGCCAATAACTACCCTATTCCGGTCTATCGCTTTGTTGTGAGCGTGGGCGGGGAATCTTTCTCTTTCTCTGAAGTGTCTGGTCTGGACATCGCGTATGAAACCATTACGTATAAAGATGGCATGGGCAAATTGCATATGCCGGGCCAGCAATCGGATATCAACATCACGCTCAAACGCGGTTTGGTCAAAGCCAAAAGCGAGTTTTACACATGGATTAACAGCATTTCTCTTAACAAAGTTGAGAAACGCGACATTGTGGTCAGCCTGACCGACGCAACGGGTACCACGCCGGTTGTAAGCTGGAACGTTACCAATGCTTTCCCTAAAAAGCTGACCGCTCCAAGCTTTAATGGCGGCTCAAATGAAGTGGCTCTAGAGCAATTAGAGCTGATGGCAGACAACATCTCCATCACCTTTCACTAA
- a CDS encoding CIS tube protein: MNTLTSKAGIEKFLPTIKIQAFSDAERMKSKEVLEIAYLPDSLNVEMGNEYRQSSTIGDASGGMCFTGSKNAEMSITLVIHKVHFQDVRSFNDTTNNSASGLLKKLYNHLYKVEGSSHKPRSLTISWGMPLSSSSNGAFKGVLLSMKVKEKHSSRKGVPTHVEIECKFGEAITKKERDKEAKLNSPDLTHYRQVVEGDRLDHKTWQIYGDSTLAPQVARLNGLNSPRQLHAGQVLEFSPFSKTLSGGAA, from the coding sequence ATGAACACCCTTACATCCAAAGCCGGAATTGAAAAATTTCTGCCCACAATAAAAATCCAAGCATTCTCTGATGCTGAGCGCATGAAGTCTAAAGAGGTGCTGGAAATTGCCTATTTACCCGACAGCCTTAATGTCGAGATGGGCAATGAATACCGCCAGTCCTCCACTATTGGCGATGCCAGCGGTGGCATGTGTTTTACTGGCAGCAAGAATGCAGAAATGTCGATCACACTGGTGATTCACAAAGTCCATTTTCAAGACGTTCGCAGCTTTAATGACACCACGAATAACTCGGCCAGTGGTCTGCTCAAAAAGCTATATAACCATTTATACAAAGTCGAGGGCAGCTCGCATAAGCCACGCAGCCTCACAATCAGCTGGGGGATGCCGCTTTCATCCAGTAGCAATGGCGCATTTAAGGGCGTGCTGCTTTCGATGAAAGTCAAAGAAAAACATAGCAGCCGGAAGGGCGTTCCCACACACGTAGAAATCGAATGCAAGTTTGGCGAGGCCATTACCAAAAAAGAGCGGGATAAAGAAGCAAAGCTCAACTCGCCCGATTTAACCCATTATCGCCAAGTCGTTGAAGGCGATCGGCTGGATCATAAAACCTGGCAAATTTATGGCGATTCCACGCTCGCCCCACAAGTGGCAAGGTTGAATGGGCTAAATAGCCCGCGTCAGCTGCACGCAGGCCAGGTACTGGAATTCTCCCCATTTAGCAAAACGCTAAGCGGAGGGGCGGCATGA